The region gcagcccgGCAGACCCAGGAGGGAAGCGGCGCCTTCCCTGGGCTAAGTGAGAGCTCGCACACCCCTCCCGGGTGTCCCACCTCCATCCCGTGGTCTCGGGAATGCACCGCGCTGATCTCGATGgtgtgcagctcctccagggtgAGCTGCCTGGCGTAGAAGTGTGCCACCACGCGATGTGGCCCCTCTGTCAGGTGCGAGCACAGATAGTCAGCTTCCGTCAGGCGCACACAGCCTAAACCCAAGCCCAGCACCCGATTCAGACCGTCCTCCAGGGACCAGTAACGGCGATCCACGAACCCCCCGGGAAAGCCCAGCAGTCCGTCAAATCGCATCTGCATCTGCAATAGAGGCGCAGGGTGTTAATGGGGCACGGCGCGGCCCCCGGCGGGGGGCGAGGGGGCGTCACGGGGCCCTCCGGAGGAGCCGGAGGAGCGCGGGAGGCGTCGCGGCCGCTCCGTCGCGGCACTGCCGGCTCCGGCGCATCCAGGACCATTCACCGACAGCGGCCCGGCCGTCGGGGCTCCGCGCCCCGGCCGCACAAGCCCGCGGGCCCGGGGGCTCCCCCCCGGGCTCGGGCCCAGCCTGATTCTACCGCCCTGAACGGGAACTACCGCGGAGCCACCGCCCCTCAGCCCGCCGCCCCCGGAGCCCGCGGCCCGACCCAGCCCTGTGGGCCCCGACCCATCCCGAgggcccgcccgccgccgccctgcTCCCGGCCCCGGCCTGGCGCGGCCTCGCCCCCCCTCACCAGCACGGCGTAGCGCAGCGGGATGCGGCCGAAAAGCATGCCCGGGTTGGGCGCATATAGCATGGCGTGGCACGAGTGGCTCCAGCCCGGGCCGAGCCGCATCGCGTCGTAGCGCGTCAGCGGTTTGAGCTCGGGCACGCCGGGCACGCCGAGAGTGGGCAGGGGCGGCAGCGCGCCCATGGCGGGCAGCGGGCCCATGGCCGCCATCGTCCCCACGGCCGCCATCGCCTCGCGCCAGCGCCGCCCGCTCCGCGCACGCGCCGCGCCCACGACGCCGCGGGGGCGGGACCGCCGCCCGCCTCGGCCAATGGGAGCGCGCCGCGCGCCGCAGAGCCAATGGGCTCTCGGGGGCGTCCGCCAATCGCCGCGCGCGCCAGAGGCGGGGCAGGCGGCGGGCGGTCAATGAGGGGCGGGCAGGCTGCGCGCGCCGCTCGCCTCATTAGGGCGGCGCAGCGCGCGGGGGCCGGCGGCGCGCGCAGCCAATCGCAGCGAAGCGCAGAGGGAAGGCGGGGCGCCGAAGGGCATGCCGGGAAGGAGGCGGGGGCGGGAACGAGCGATGCCTCCTGCCGTGCCTTGGCCACGCCCCTCCGTGCCaagccccgcccccgcccgtTGGCCCCGCCCCAGCCgctccccccgcccccggcccgaGCCCCCCCGCTCCCAACGCTCCCCCCGGTGCACACGGACTCGCGTGGCTGCTCCACGGGTTTATTACTACAAACATAGACGGGGAGGGGGGTGGGACGCGCCCCGGGACCCCCCGCAGAAGCAGAACAAGGCACACGGCGTGGGCAGCGCCGGGCTCTGCGGGAACGGGGGGCGCGGGGGTCACCCCGAACGGGCCGGGGCGGGACTGACCCCTGACCCCCCGCGACTGCctcgggccgggccggggctgacCCCGCACTCCCCCGGTGCCGCGGAGCCCTGCGGCCCGGCAAGGCGGGGAGGGCCACAGCTATGTacagggcagtgacagcaaAGGGCTGTGCTCGGTAAGTACAAAATATACATCGTAGTGTCCTTCATCCGCCACTCGGACCCCAATCCCCGCCCCGGCCCCACGGACACCTCCCACGGACAAACACGACAGCAGCCCCTACCCACCGCCAGCCAACATGCACAGGCTGTGCCGAACGCGCGTCCGTGCCACGGACACCCCGCGCCGGTCCCGGAGCGCCCGGCGGGCCCGGCGGCACCCGGGGCAGGGCCCGGCCCGCTCACGAAAGGCTCTGCTCGTCCTCCAGGTGCAGACGGGTCTGCTCGAAGAGAAGGGGCTGCGTGGGGCTGCCGGTGCCGCGGACGGGGAGCGTCTTGGTGAAGTCGGACGAGCCTGGGTGAGGACAGGGAGTTCAGGGCCGGCAATGGGAGGGCTCTGCCATCCCTCCCACCCTGCACTGGGCACGGGAGATGGGGCTGGAGCCGGCCGCTCATCCCCTCAGCTGCAGGCTGAGTGACACAGGACACTGAGCGGGGACACTGCCACAGCCTGGGAGATGCCAGCAGGGCCTGGATGTTGGTGGTgcccaggaggcagcagagccctctcTCAGCACAAACCAGCAGAGAGGGGTTTCTGCTGCCCGGTCTGGTGTCCTGGCActcaggggcagcaggaatGCTGTGCCAGGAATGGGAAGGCAGCGAGGacagaggcagcagtgcagcctggctggtttgctgcccctccttcccTATCCCCATggccagggccagccctgtccccgctctctgccagcactcccagcagggccctgctgccccacacTACAGGGATGCATAAGAAGAATGAGAAACGTACCAGCTTACTCCTCTATACCAACAGAGCAGGAATCAGGACCAAGTGCTGCCCAAGACAGGAGGGAGGAAGGCAgacagagagggaaggagacaTTAGAGAGGTAACTCAGAACAGACTGCGACTCTACGGAAGAAAACAGGCTGCAACGACAACAGTCAGAGGTGAGGCCACGGCACCCTGGGACCCTCCCTGCCTGACAacactgccccagcccccagctgctGGCCCAGAGCGCTCCCCTCCCTCACCCCAAAGCACACAGGGGGCCTTtgtcacacagagctgtgcttgggagcagctgcggcccaaagaggagaaaggaggggaaggaCAGAGACACGAgggtgagggaggaggagagagaaaggggCCAAGTCACCTCTGTGTAAGCCGCCCTTGCCCACGGCCCACCCTGCCCCCTGTTGGTGCAGGAGCGTTCCAGACCCGTTCCATCccatgccagggctgtggggcacggctgcacagagcccggcccggggcagccccggcccca is a window of Melospiza georgiana isolate bMelGeo1 chromosome 16, bMelGeo1.pri, whole genome shotgun sequence DNA encoding:
- the NUDT16L1 gene encoding tudor-interacting repair regulator protein, producing MAAVGTMAAMGPLPAMGALPPLPTLGVPGVPELKPLTRYDAMRLGPGWSHSCHAMLYAPNPGMLFGRIPLRYAVLMQMRFDGLLGFPGGFVDRRYWSLEDGLNRVLGLGLGCVRLTEADYLCSHLTEGPHRVVAHFYARQLTLEELHTIEISAVHSRDHGMEVMGMVRVPLYTQKDRMGGLPNFLANSFVGTAKFQLLFALKILNMVPEEKLAEAVAATQRPKKGAIDHGGGAAGHHHHKAGNELARAGNELAERAEHPGMLHGGAEQHLVGLEGDAEALEQVGLGTDEQGEGME